A genomic segment from Bacillota bacterium encodes:
- a CDS encoding IS66 family transposase, with amino-acid sequence MRTFDLTGLAPEVTAYITSLETQVQDLKVHVDRLTNILANFQKAMYGQSSEKRKYVLGQDENQPSLFNEAEVEADRNAPEPKTITVSGHVRKNKRTKEELAANVPVTEILCELDEEKRVCGECGGKMRILGKETVREELEFIPAQTRLLRYVRENYVCASCEKETGEATIIKAPVPAPVIKKSLASPSSVAYAMYQKYVNAMPLYRQEKDWANQGIVLSRATLANWIIRAATDWLEPLWERMKSRLLKEAVIHADESVIQVLKEEGKKPSSDSRMWVYCSGNTGNPPIILFEYQPTRSGEHARRFLQGFSGYLQTDGYSGYDKVQNVTRCGCWAHLRRKYQEALPKGGDIRGSTAAVGFEYCNQLFAIEKNLTELTPEERKLKRQEQSRPIFEAYLSWLETVNPLQGSKLAEAITYSLNQKASLGVFLKDGQIELSNNRAENAIRPFVIGRKSWLFADTTKGARASAVIYSIVETAKANKLNIFKYLVHIFSTMPALDFKNCPSLLENLMPWSENLPDYCYNENC; translated from the coding sequence ATGAGAACATTTGATTTAACGGGCCTAGCGCCTGAGGTAACTGCATACATAACATCCCTGGAAACGCAAGTGCAAGACCTGAAAGTGCATGTAGATCGGCTTACGAATATACTTGCCAACTTTCAAAAGGCCATGTATGGGCAATCCAGTGAAAAGAGAAAATATGTCCTTGGCCAAGATGAAAACCAGCCTTCTCTTTTCAACGAAGCTGAGGTCGAGGCTGACCGCAACGCACCAGAGCCTAAAACAATTACTGTTTCCGGGCATGTTCGCAAAAACAAACGGACCAAAGAAGAGCTGGCAGCCAATGTTCCTGTGACCGAAATTCTCTGTGAGCTGGATGAAGAAAAGCGTGTCTGCGGGGAATGCGGCGGGAAAATGAGAATCCTCGGCAAAGAAACTGTACGGGAGGAATTGGAGTTCATACCGGCCCAGACGAGACTCCTGCGCTATGTTCGTGAGAACTATGTCTGTGCAAGCTGCGAGAAGGAGACAGGAGAAGCTACGATTATAAAAGCACCTGTTCCCGCTCCAGTCATTAAGAAGAGTCTTGCTTCCCCCTCGTCAGTAGCTTACGCCATGTATCAGAAGTATGTAAATGCCATGCCTCTGTACCGTCAGGAAAAAGACTGGGCTAATCAAGGTATCGTTTTATCCAGAGCGACATTGGCTAATTGGATCATCCGGGCAGCAACTGACTGGCTCGAACCCCTTTGGGAAAGGATGAAATCTCGTCTTCTTAAAGAGGCTGTAATTCATGCGGACGAAAGTGTGATTCAGGTACTTAAGGAAGAAGGGAAAAAACCATCGTCCGATTCGCGGATGTGGGTGTATTGTTCGGGCAATACTGGAAATCCACCGATAATACTTTTTGAATACCAGCCAACACGTTCCGGAGAACACGCCCGTCGCTTCCTGCAGGGATTCAGCGGCTATCTGCAGACCGATGGTTACAGCGGATACGACAAGGTACAGAATGTCACCAGATGCGGCTGCTGGGCTCATCTAAGGCGCAAGTACCAGGAGGCGCTGCCTAAGGGTGGAGATATCCGAGGTTCTACTGCTGCCGTTGGATTTGAATATTGCAACCAACTTTTTGCTATAGAAAAGAATTTAACAGAACTTACTCCGGAAGAACGGAAACTTAAGCGTCAGGAACAGTCCAGGCCAATCTTTGAGGCTTACTTGTCATGGCTTGAAACCGTGAACCCTCTCCAAGGCTCAAAACTTGCCGAGGCCATAACTTATTCCTTAAACCAAAAAGCTTCACTAGGCGTATTTCTTAAAGATGGACAAATCGAATTGTCCAACAACCGAGCTGAGAACGCAATTAGGCCATTTGTAATCGGCAGGAAATCCTGGCTGTTTGCCGACACAACCAAAGGAGCCAGAGCCAGTGCCGTTATTTACAGCATTGTAGAGACAGCCAAAGCTAACAAACTCAATATTTTTAAATATCTGGTACATATCTTCAGCACAATGCCAGCTCTTGACTTCAAGAATTGTCCTTCGCTTCTGGAGAACTTAATGCCTTGGTCCGAGAATCTGCCTGATTATTGTTATAATGAAAATTGTTAA
- a CDS encoding ImmA/IrrE family metallo-endopeptidase translates to DISKQSLSLYENNKNKPELKNVLLLSRALDFPIEFFSSEGFYQVKTEATYFRSLLSATKKDRTAQSIKLEYVAQIYETLFERVVFPKLNLPDISFNGGNEDYAYENDTEVAELEEIAQQVRDFWGLGLEPIKDLQYVLESNGIIITSFDANADKIDAFSQRTIINGEEVFFIVVSKKGQSIARARFDMAHELAHILLHPWSEDLESITREEFKARERQANIFASAFLLPKGSFSIDVAHYPTNLEYYRHLKKKWNVSIQAMVYRAHQLDIITSNQYQYLMRQISKNGWKTKEPEDKPYNLTSNLLQSALILLIQNKQLTGAEFVDVLKSRGIVMYPKEIEELLGLKKGTLEPQVTKKPVLIQLKQQDDES, encoded by the coding sequence AGATATCAGTAAGCAGTCTCTATCCCTCTATGAAAATAACAAAAATAAACCGGAACTGAAAAATGTTCTTCTTCTGTCTAGGGCATTAGACTTCCCAATTGAATTTTTCAGTTCAGAAGGCTTTTATCAAGTTAAAACAGAAGCTACCTATTTTCGATCCTTATTAAGTGCCACAAAAAAAGATCGTACTGCACAGAGCATTAAACTCGAATATGTTGCGCAAATTTATGAAACTCTGTTTGAAAGGGTTGTATTCCCGAAACTGAACTTACCGGATATAAGCTTTAATGGCGGGAATGAAGATTATGCGTACGAAAATGACACAGAAGTTGCTGAACTTGAGGAAATCGCACAACAAGTACGAGACTTTTGGGGGCTTGGTCTTGAGCCAATCAAAGACCTGCAGTATGTTTTGGAATCAAACGGAATCATCATTACCAGCTTTGATGCCAATGCAGATAAAATTGATGCTTTCAGTCAGAGAACCATAATAAATGGAGAAGAAGTTTTCTTTATTGTAGTCTCAAAAAAAGGGCAATCTATTGCGAGAGCTCGTTTTGATATGGCACATGAACTTGCGCACATTTTACTTCATCCTTGGAGTGAGGATTTGGAATCAATTACCAGGGAAGAGTTTAAAGCTCGTGAAAGACAAGCAAATATTTTCGCAAGTGCATTTCTCCTTCCAAAAGGGAGCTTTAGCATTGATGTAGCTCACTATCCAACCAATTTGGAATATTACAGGCATCTGAAGAAAAAGTGGAATGTTTCCATTCAGGCGATGGTTTATAGAGCGCATCAGCTAGATATTATTACATCAAATCAATATCAATATTTGATGCGTCAGATTTCTAAAAATGGTTGGAAAACAAAGGAGCCAGAAGATAAGCCGTACAACTTGACTAGCAACCTTTTACAAAGCGCCTTGATACTTTTGATTCAGAATAAGCAGTTGACTGGTGCAGAATTTGTGGATGTTTTAAAAAGCAGAGGAATTGTGATGTATCCGAAAGAAATCGAGGAACTACTCGGCTTAAAAAAAGGAACACTTGAGCCTCAGGTTACAAAAAAGCCCGTCCTCATTCAGTTGAAACAGCAAGATGATGAATCCTGA
- the tnpB gene encoding IS66 family insertion sequence element accessory protein TnpB, with amino-acid sequence MMKDITSYDGIYLACGTTDLRRSVDGLAIMVKQEFKMDPFGNYLFLFCNKDRNRLKALSWDRNGFILYYKRLDGAGAKFIWPQKPADVRSITVRQLSLLLEGMSIDPPKGFGEIKARDFY; translated from the coding sequence ATGATGAAAGACATCACCAGCTATGATGGGATTTATCTAGCTTGTGGAACCACGGACCTACGCAGGTCCGTTGATGGCCTGGCTATCATGGTGAAACAAGAATTCAAAATGGATCCCTTCGGCAACTATTTGTTCTTATTCTGCAATAAAGACCGCAACCGGTTAAAAGCCCTAAGCTGGGATCGCAACGGCTTTATCTTGTATTACAAAAGGCTGGACGGTGCAGGCGCTAAGTTTATATGGCCCCAAAAGCCAGCCGATGTAAGAAGCATAACGGTCAGGCAGCTTAGTCTACTCTTGGAAGGGATGTCCATAGACCCGCCTAAGGGTTTTGGTGAGATTAAAGCCAGAGATTTTTACTAG
- a CDS encoding JAB domain-containing protein, with protein sequence MKQDIRHTEKFLKGLTTLTGLPYKKVQQYVKENNPLNILEHPHIMEPNEKQLEKIGLLNEFIASYNILKIYESNDKVTLNSSTLAGQYFLALLGGMKDKERFMVAFLDSGNNIIETKTMSEGSIGQTAVYPREILKYALACDCNAMILAHNHPGGSKNFSPEDRALTQRIVDIFHPLEIKVLDHIIVSGTSYSSMAEKGIVPYQSKGTANYEEIALGAIPVEEKRNRFKHTHSR encoded by the coding sequence ATGAAGCAGGATATACGGCATACCGAGAAATTTCTAAAAGGGCTGACAACTTTAACAGGACTGCCCTATAAAAAGGTCCAGCAGTATGTAAAAGAAAACAACCCCCTTAACATCCTGGAGCATCCCCACATTATGGAGCCAAATGAGAAGCAGCTTGAAAAGATAGGGCTGCTCAATGAGTTTATTGCCTCTTACAACATTTTGAAAATCTATGAAAGCAATGATAAGGTCACGCTCAATTCATCAACCTTAGCAGGCCAATATTTTTTAGCCCTTTTGGGAGGAATGAAGGATAAAGAAAGGTTTATGGTGGCTTTTTTAGACAGCGGCAACAACATAATCGAAACAAAGACCATGTCGGAAGGGAGTATCGGACAAACGGCGGTTTATCCAAGAGAAATATTGAAATATGCCCTTGCTTGTGATTGCAATGCAATGATTTTAGCCCATAACCATCCCGGAGGCTCTAAAAATTTTTCTCCGGAGGATAGGGCATTGACACAGAGAATTGTTGACATTTTTCATCCACTTGAGATCAAAGTTCTGGATCACATTATTGTGAGTGGCACAAGCTATTCTTCCATGGCAGAAAAAGGGATTGTCCCCTACCAGAGCAAAGGTACGGCAAATTATGAAGAGATTGCATTAGGCGCAATACCGGTAGAAGAGAAGCGGAACAGGTTTAAACATACACACTCGCGTTAA